The window CTTCGAATTCAAAATAACAGCGTAATTAATGGCCAGGTTCAATAGTTCAAATCTAGCAATAATACACATATCATGTTCGTCTTCCAATGAGGCAGAAACAATGTTTGTCGAAGAATTTCTTCTCAGTAAAGCTATACTTTTCACCCCCTCAGCAAGAGCAAAAATTGCGTAGCATTCTCTAAGGGTAATATCTTTGGGTACGTTTGACAATTTTAGACTGTAACTACCCTTGATGTTATTTTCGTGGCCATTAGTATTACTGCTTGTCATGTCCTGAGGCATGACATTACTTCCGAGAGCAAGCGTATTGAGCATAGATGATATGGCTAAGGGCGAGTTCGTGTCATTCAAATACAAGTCTCCACTGGTACTTCCTCTACCGGGCGCTTCATGAGGGTGTGAAGACGTgttcaaattcaaactGGAACGATGGCTGGGGGAAATATTGTGTGCATTGGTGGCAGTTGACACGATGTTGTCGTTACTGGACGCAAATGACCCTGTTTGATCGAAATAAACTGAACTTTGCATGCCTAGAAATGTAAGTATTTCCTGTAGAATTTTGATGAATGAAAGCTGattatagaaaaagaaggtttCAGATACCTGTAgctcaaaagaaataaatggtgataaagaaaatttcaactCAAATTAATtcagttgaagaaaaatgcttTGgtagcaaaagaaaatatggaAAGGGAAATAGGAACGGAAAGTCTTTGAAGTACACACGgcttattttctctttaatgCTAGATGATTGAACAAAGAGAAGACTGACACGTAAAAAATGTGGTTTCAGATTAAAAAACTGTGCGTGACCAGCGTTTGAagccttttcttttttggagGACTGTGTTTACTTTGTGATGGTTAATTCAATCAGGTGGTTACACTTGTTTATTCCGACTTACTTGGTCgtgtttgtttttttctttgacctCTCATGTCCGAAGGTCcaaaacaacaagaaaaaagcagCATTCTGTTACCCTGATTTAAGGCGGGTATTCATTACGATCTTCGTGAGAGAATAAGAATACTAAATAATTCGGAGTTTTGCGTAAAAGCTGTTATATAATATTAGAAGTGCTGTCAATAGAAGCCCgttattcttcttctttttattctGCTAATTAGTTAGGTatatagaagaaaatttaagAAGTTTATAGGttcttgaataaaaaagcTAACTGGAAGTTTGATCACAACAAGTGGGAAATACCGACCAACGCGACTCTTGTTGGCCAGTTATTCCTGTATCTGAAGCGGGTGATTCATCCATACACAGCATTTCAAGCTCAAAAATGACGCTCTTGACCATGTTTGAGTATTTTATCTCTTGCTGCAGTAACTTTTTGGCACCCTCATCCTGACCAGGAGATGGCGCGGAGATGATATTATCTTGAGCAATTGGCGTTACTGCATTGAACGAGGGTAGGTCGTTGTAGCTAAGATGATATTTAGGGTCCGGGATTGATGAAACCGTGGTCGCGTTACTGGTCGTACTGCAGTTCGACCAACGACGCTCCCACGAGGTGAACTTTGTATCTTGGAAAGGAAATATACTATCTTTAGAAAGGTTACGGATATCATCGTTGAAGAGTTCCGAAAGTTGCGAATTTAGAGGGCTAGATGTTTGAATGGCTTGAtctatcattattttggaCTCAGGTCTCTGATCCATATCAAAATCAAGTCCAGGTTGAGGTTCAGCTTTAGTATTTTCAACTGGGGCACTTTGATAAATAGTTGCGGAGTGCGGTTCTTTAAAACGAAAGTCTCTTATCAATGgcagttttttttgttcttttaaCTTCTTGTCGTCCCTTTTGCAATTAtctttttctgcttcttttgacttttctttatcttttttatttggattcttccttttattcttggccattttctccaaaaacttctttctttcttcaccAAAGGTCTTtacattttccttttccctTTTAGTATCTATTTGGTTACCATTTCCACTTTTTAACTTATTCTTCGTTACTTGCCTGTCTTTGGGTAGTTTCACCTCGTACTTTTTGAAACCAATGATTTGATCAACTTTATTCATTATAACAACGATCGgttgttttttctcttaGTACAAGTTAATGGATGGAATAGCACGACCTTATATTTTGTGTCCTTTAATTAAACTAGTGTTATTTATACGGCTGGTTGTGGCCGGGAAATAATTTCGGCGGCTATTTATGTCGACAGCCCCGCACTTCTTCCTTTGCAACACAACCCGCAAGTATATTGAGACCGAACACGCTACTTCATATTAAACACGAATAACAGTATATGGTGTGTAATAATCACTGTAGCTTTCAGTaaactaataaaaataatcgttatattatcattacgTAAAGTATACAGAAACAAAAGCATTAAAGATGGGTAAAAATAGCAGAAAAGATACTACTCATGTAAGACCTTATTCTTAAGGTTTAAAATATCAGGATCAGCGGTACTTGAAAGATTCATCGAAGGATTGGTTTCGTCTATGGCGTAGTTTCTTGGGACAGTGTATTGGTCCTTCATTCCATATTCgtaattcttttttccttcagtATCCTGGCTGGCAACTGGAATATCTGCTGGTGATCCGCGTACGTGGGCGGTGTACGAGGAAGTAGAACtgttaaatttttcatctcttATCATGTGTTCGTTGTACCTGTCTAAAGGAGCAGCCTGTGGGTGCATCATATTTGGATCGCTATTATCGGTACCATAGGAAGAAATATCGTTCCACGCTCTAATATGGTGAGGCTCGCTTTGAGGCGAACCTGCACCTGGTATATGCTGAGCAAAAGAACCATGGAAATGTGGCATGGATGTATCTTGACAACCAACGGGGATATTCTTGCTGTTCATTCTTGCCTCGATCATATTGCTAGCATCAAAACTTGCCAAAGTAGATCTAGTAATATTATCTTTGTCAgttacttttttgtttctaaCTTTGCCACAACCTGGTATGCCAACGCTGCCAGCACCTGTATTTAAAGTGGGACCAGGGCACTCATTTGGCAATATCCCAGAGTGCTGTTTATGAGATGAAAAGCGCGTATCACGAGGAGGGTATTGAAGGTTGTTTGGCTTATTAGGCCGTGAGGTGTCGGCTACTTTGTCCTTTTCCAAGTTCATATTGATATCGTCATTGCTGGAATAAGCCTGAGCGGATTGGCCCAAACCTAGCATTCTGTCATAAGATTTTTCTGTATGGTAGCCGAAGCCGTGCTGTGTAGCAGAAGACTCTTTGTTTGATTCATTACTAGCAAAATAGAGCGATGAGAGGAAAAGAGTTAGTAAGATATGGACGATAAATtaaaatatgaaattaTAAGACAGCTTCTTTTTACTAGATGGTATCCGTTATATTAATTGacatttattattatcatagGCTGAAAATTAGAGAAAATTACAGTGGAGTgaaatattaaaaattaGGAGAATATCAGTGCAGTGTGTTAGTATTAGGTAGAAAAGGtattaacaaaaaagtGGGGGAAATTATCGCTGCAGTCCCCTTCCTTTACGTTTCTTGGACTATTGGTATGAGGataaaggaaagaaaaaaaatttcatgtCTCTCTAAGATACGACAGGGACGTTCTGTTCAGTGTAGATACGTTCTTCTTGTATCTGGTTCGGTTCATCGCCTGCGTTGGTGACGGTTCTCTTCTTTGCcctcaatttcttgaagaacTTGCCACTACTATGTAGTTGGGGCTGTTGAACGGTTGTTACAGGAACAGAGGAAGGCAGTCCTTCGTTTGTTGGCACAGGGGTCAAAGTCTGTGAGTCTGTCGTCTTGGTAGAGACAAAACTGCGGTCGTAGACGTACTCGTTTCTTTTGTGTATAACTACCATGGCAGTAGAGCAAATTGCGTTCACTATTAACAGAAAAACTGTAGTCCAAATGAGCCCAAAGTTTTTGGGACCTAGTCTAGCATCGCGATTTTCGTGGTGGAATGCCTTCACTGCCTTGGCGTAACACCCTGTATAGAGACAAGCGGAAAGGgtcatgaaaaaaagagtaatCCAGCTCGTAGCAGTCGCCACAGATGCAGTGCGTCTTGTGTATCTGATCACACTGGTGGTGACTGAGGCTAGCGTGAtcaataagaaaaagagcGCGATCAAGAGCATCGCCCAGCCTACTCTTGAAAGGTAGTAATAAGTATTTCTGTTGTTTAAAAAACTTGCGGGCATGAGAGGAGAACTACCAAAGTTGTCCCTGGGCGAGAACGGCTGAGCCGCCATTTTAGAAGAGCAATTTACGGCCAAGCCGCGACTCTCCCAGCCACACCAGTTATAATTATACCATCTGGTCACGGAAGGCGCCGAGTTAAAACCCGAAGTGGATGCCTGAAACCAATAAAAGTTCTTCAATACTCCTGTGTTTCTACCACCGGCTAgtattaaaaaaaatgtcaacAATGTAGCACCTagtagaaagaaaaggttaATAAAGTACACAAACTTTTTGTAGGACATTGGGTATTTGGAATTGGaaatatattattttatacTTAGTGCTTGTTGCGATAGAAGTAATAATTGTTAATGCTGTGTTACAGAATAGTAAAAGTTTACTGTTAACTACGAAAGTTAAAGAATTCATAAATACAAGTCTACTAATGTGAATGGCCTCTCTGGCCTGGTAATTGGCTCAGTATTCGGTAAATGTTTTTatattaaaagaaaggGATAACAGTGAGGGGAAAGAGAATAACAACCTTGTATTTCCATCCGTTCATCCCACTTCCAGAAGATGGTATTGAACAGTAGGAACCACGGGGGTAACAAGATGCGACGATAAACAGGGATACCCTTCGCAATACAGCCCCTCCCTTAAAAAGCGCTTTGGAAATATTTCGTTCTAGAAGCCTCCTCTTTGATATCTTTCCAACCCGAGCTGTGCGGCTGTGCGGCTGTGCGGGCCAGGGGTTCTTGTGTCATTTCGAGGAGTCTGTGTACTGCGGTGCTAGTGCTTATTTGTCTCACGATTCAACGCATAAGGAGGAATTAGTGTTAACTTCTGCCATATTCTGCAAGGTGCTAAGGCTATCGAATATCCTTCTTGCACCAAGTTaaagaataatttttcGTTGTTTGTATAcgtaattttaattttaattcgcatttttttttcatcttggCTTCCGTTAATGCGAATCCTTGAGAGTTCTATAACTGCGCGTTGCAAACGCAAGATTGACTGTTCGTTTCTTAAGCAGGAAATAGAGCATCTGCATACTAAGTGATGGGACCTCCAAGAAAGTGTAAGAATCTCGGTAAGGGTAAGAAACACAAAAATGAGCAGAAGGCATTGGCCACGCAAGAAGATTTCTACTTAGCAGCGATCGACTGTGAAGAGCAGGCTGATCGATGGTTGCTATCGGACATTAAGAAATGTTTGCGATTCTATCTTAAGGCTCTCGAGTATTACGAAAACGGTCTGACCGCTCTGGAATCCACACAGGAGGGAAAATACAACATTTATTATAATGAAACAAGACTTTTTTTGCAAATTTATACAGACTATCTAGCCAATAACGGCTACATTAATATATTGCAGTACGTGAAAATGGACGATATGCCTGATCTCTCTAGTTTAATATTATCTCTGCCACAGATTActcaaagatttgaaattgtttACGAAACTTTTCCAGAACAGAGAACTTGGGACCTTCAATTCAACTTATTGACGTGCTATTTAACCCTCATAGAGTCCCTATACGATACTTTTCCGCCCACTGTTGGGATGGAAGGATCAGACATTTTGACTTTGACCAACAaatatattgaaattttccaaCATCTGGTTAACTATCTGCTACAAGAACTACAAAACTGGAGCGACCCTACAGTGCAAGAGTCTGGTGATATAGATGCGGGATTGCAAAGAGATACTTTAGATGAAGACGCAATGCACATGGCCAGGGATGGAACTGGGATTCGAACTAATGGCCGTTCACAACCTCAAGCAGAAACTATGGACGTTTCTGAACAAGTGACTCCGTCCTCGCTTACGGAAGTGCTCGTCAACTCTTTGAAGTTTAATCATGCTCTGATGGAATTGATTATTGAGTCAAAAATGGCTAGTGGGAAAACTTCGGAAACAGAGGTTTTAAACCCTGTTCAGATCAATTTTTTGGAAGATACAACAAATAAGTTCTATTTACAATTATGCGACATTATAGATTCCATTTCTACCGCGATCCCGATAGATCTAAAGGAAATCGGTTTTACCAAGATTTTAATTGAAGGTTTGAACACCATAACTTCGGGAACTTTCGAGTCGTTACAAAATTTTGTCCTAGAAACCACTTCCTTTACCAATTTCCTTGCTGATAACGATGTGCAGGGCAGAATTGATCTTTCGTTGATCAGAGTTGATATCGTTGAATTTGCCATTTTGTGTTCAGAAGAGTGTTTTCCAAATGCTGCTTGGAAACTTTCTGGGCTGTTGACTAAAGTTCTTGCCGAGGCTAGGACTCTATTAACGAACCAAAGAAACCACATTTTATTTGTGAAAGATCAAAGATTGAACGAGCATTTAAGTCACGTGGTCTTTCAGCTTTGTGACGTCTTGGTAAATTCATCCGACAATGAACTCAGACGGTATGCAATTAAACAGTGTAGTGAAGAGTCACAAAAGACTCCAGATGGGGCACGTACTTTagaaatattgatgaaaaatgcTACTGTTTTTCTTAATAATGCGGTCCTCATTTCATCTAAACCGTGCGGGTTGCAAGAAACGATTATTGAtaaactgaaaagaaattatattCACAATCAAGCTAAAGAAAGGCTACTTTTTTTACAAAACCTGAAACAGAATTCAAATGTAGGTGACGATGCTACGTTAGCTTCGCCTACCATAATGAAGTTTGATGTCCCACCAGATCACCCTTTTTATAACCACTACCGATAGTAAAATTAGGTACGTACATATATAGATGCAAATACATTGTACATACGTGGCAGAATCCTCGGTGAAACAACTTTTAATTCAAAACGATGCATGTAGGAATCATAATGCTATATCTGAAACAAACCCGAGGGACCCAGCAAGCTTTTTTTAGAAACCGCGTGGCTTGGTAACGCGATAATGACGCGACACAGCCATTAGTGGGAAAAATGATTCTAATGGCCAAATCAGGTATAACACTTGCTACAGAGTAGTTGTTTGATTATATATCTCGGgttcattttttacatCAAAAGTCTAGGAGACCATCTTACCTGAAATTCAACGCCTACCAGACCATACCATACTGCTGGTTTAAATACGCAGTATCCATTTTTCTATTCTCTCTTCTTTCCCTTCATCGAAGAGATCACTGAGTCGACATTCGAAACTAAACTAATATTAAGATATAACAATGaataatcaaaataatCGATTTACAAATGAATATCAATCAAACCAAGAAGATGAGCCTTCCTACGAACTGCAAAATACCCACAGCGGGCAGTTTCACTCCTCGAATGAAGAACTAATAAACAGGAACCAAAGATATACAAATCAAAATACCAGCATGGGTTCATTCACCCCAGTCCAATCTCTGCAATTTCCGGAACAATCTCAGATAACTAATATTTCGTACAATAACGTTGATAACAATGattataataatagtaacagtaataataacaataatggCGAACAAGATTTATATGGGGGTTTTGTTAACCATTATCGCCAACGTCCTCCACCAGTAACTGCAGAGTATAATGATGTTTTTAATGCTAATAATCAGCAACAATCGTTACAACAAGACCATAATAACGTACCTTCATATCCACTTCCTTCAATAAACGTGATTCAAACCACTCCAGAGCTCATACATAACGGCTCACAGACGATTTCATCACCCGTAGAAAGGCCATTTTTTAACGATAACGATTATTACTATAATAACAGGAACTCTAGAACATCTCCTAGTGTTGCTTCTAGTGATGGTTATATAGATCAGGAAGCTAGGCCCATTTTAAATCAACCTAGCGACAACAGGAACAGTGGTAATATGCCACAATACCATGATCAAAACCTTGCATATAATAATGGTTACCATGGTATAGAGGTACAGGGTTACTATCATGATCCAGAAGGCGGTTATATTGATCAAAGAGGAGATGATTATCAAATTAACTCGTATTTGGGTAGAAACGGTGAAATGGTTGATCCGTACGATTATGAAAATAGTCTAAGTCATATGACTCCTATGGAGCTTAAAGGGTATCTGAATGATGATAACAGACTTCCAAATGATGGAAAGGAAGAACTAGATAGTATGAGGAGCGGTTATTCTCATAGAGACTTGGGTGAATATGACAATGATGATTTCTCAAGAGATGATGAGTATGATGATCTAAACACCGTAGATAAATTGCAGTTTCAAGCTAATGGTGTACCTGCATCGTCTTCTGTATCTTCAATTGGATCGAAAGAATCCGATGTGGTAACGAATAATAATGACAACTTAACTGCGAAAAGAAGGCTAAAAAGAAGTGGTACtgaaattagaaaattcaGACTATGGAATGGTAATTTTGTCTTCGACTCTCCAATCAGTAAAACGCTATTAGACCAGTACGCCAAGACTACTGAAGGTTCCAGCGCTTTACCGAATGAGTTTAAGTTTATGAGATATCAAGCTGTGACTTGCGAACCTAATCAACTTGcagaaaaaaacttcaCCGTCAGACAATTGAAATACTTAACTCCGAGAGAAACCGAATTGATGCTAGTAGTCACGATGTATAATGAAGATCATATTTTGCTTGGAAGGACTTTGAAAGGTGTCATGGACAACGTCAAATATatggtgaaaaaaaaaaattcaagtaCTTGGGGGCCGGACGcatggaagaaaattgttgtaTGCATTATTTCAGATGGTCGATCCAAAATTAATGAACGTTCTTTAGCATTGCTAAGTTCATTAGGTTGTTATCAAGATGGGTTTGCtaaagatgaaattaatgaaaaaaaagttgcaATGCATGTCTACGAACATACGACAATGATCAATATTACAGATGTTTCGGAATCTGGTGTGTCATTGGAATGCAATCATGGCACTGTTCCAATACagcttttattttgtttgaaagagcaaaatcagaaaaaaatcaactCACATAGATGGGCATTTGAAGGCTTTGCAGAACTATTACGTCCCAATATCGTCACTTTATTAGACGCGGGTACCATGCCAGGTAAGGATTCTATTTACGAACTA is drawn from Saccharomyces mikatae IFO 1815 strain IFO1815 genome assembly, chromosome: 14 and contains these coding sequences:
- the SLZ1 gene encoding Slz1p (similar to Saccharomyces cerevisiae SLZ1 (YNL196C); ancestral locus Anc_2.53) gives rise to the protein MNKVDQIIGFKKYEVKLPKDRQVTKNKLKSGNGNQIDTKREKENVKTFGEERKKFLEKMAKNKRKNPNKKDKEKSKEAEKDNCKRDDKKLKEQKKLPLIRDFRFKEPHSATIYQSAPVENTKAEPQPGLDFDMDQRPESKIMIDQAIQTSSPLNSQLSELFNDDIRNLSKDSIFPFQDTKFTSWERRWSNCSTTSNATTVSSIPDPKYHLSYNDLPSFNAVTPIAQDNIISAPSPGQDEGAKKLLQQEIKYSNMVKSVIFELEMLCMDESPASDTGITGQQESRWSVFPTCCDQTSS
- the SMKI14G1340 gene encoding uncharacterized protein (similar to Saccharomyces cerevisiae YNL193W; ancestral locus Anc_2.57), which codes for MGPPRKCKNLGKGKKHKNEQKALATQEDFYLAAIDCEEQADRWLLSDIKKCLRFYLKALEYYENGLTALESTQEGKYNIYYNETRLFLQIYTDYLANNGYINILQYVKMDDMPDLSSLILSLPQITQRFEIVYETFPEQRTWDLQFNLLTCYLTLIESLYDTFPPTVGMEGSDILTLTNKYIEIFQHLVNYLLQELQNWSDPTVQESGDIDAGLQRDTLDEDAMHMARDGTGIRTNGRSQPQAETMDVSEQVTPSSLTEVLVNSLKFNHALMELIIESKMASGKTSETEVLNPVQINFLEDTTNKFYLQLCDIIDSISTAIPIDLKEIGFTKILIEGLNTITSGTFESLQNFVLETTSFTNFLADNDVQGRIDLSLIRVDIVEFAILCSEECFPNAAWKLSGLLTKVLAEARTLLTNQRNHILFVKDQRLNEHLSHVVFQLCDVLVNSSDNELRRYAIKQCSEESQKTPDGARTLEILMKNATVFLNNAVLISSKPCGLQETIIDKLKRNYIHNQAKERLLFLQNLKQNSNVGDDATLASPTIMKFDVPPDHPFYNHYR
- the SMKI14G1330 gene encoding uncharacterized protein (similar to Saccharomyces cerevisiae FMP45 (YDL222C) and YNL194C; ancestral locus Anc_2.55), with the protein product MSYKKFVYFINLFFLLGATLLTFFLILAGGRNTGVLKNFYWFQASTSGFNSAPSVTRWYNYNWCGWESRGLAVNCSSKMAAQPFSPRDNFGSSPLMPASFLNNRNTYYYLSRVGWAMLLIALFFLLITLASVTTSVIRYTRRTASVATATSWITLFFMTLSACLYTGCYAKAVKAFHHENRDARLGPKNFGLIWTTVFLLIVNAICSTAMVVIHKRNEYVYDRSFVSTKTTDSQTLTPVPTNEGLPSSVPVTTVQQPQLHSSGKFFKKLRAKKRTVTNAGDEPNQIQEERIYTEQNVPVVS
- the CHS1 gene encoding chitin synthase I (similar to Saccharomyces cerevisiae CHS1 (YNL192W); ancestral locus Anc_2.58) produces the protein MNNQNNRFTNEYQSNQEDEPSYELQNTHSGQFHSSNEELINRNQRYTNQNTSMGSFTPVQSLQFPEQSQITNISYNNVDNNDYNNSNSNNNNNGEQDLYGGFVNHYRQRPPPVTAEYNDVFNANNQQQSLQQDHNNVPSYPLPSINVIQTTPELIHNGSQTISSPVERPFFNDNDYYYNNRNSRTSPSVASSDGYIDQEARPILNQPSDNRNSGNMPQYHDQNLAYNNGYHGIEVQGYYHDPEGGYIDQRGDDYQINSYLGRNGEMVDPYDYENSLSHMTPMELKGYLNDDNRLPNDGKEELDSMRSGYSHRDLGEYDNDDFSRDDEYDDLNTVDKLQFQANGVPASSSVSSIGSKESDVVTNNNDNLTAKRRLKRSGTEIRKFRLWNGNFVFDSPISKTLLDQYAKTTEGSSALPNEFKFMRYQAVTCEPNQLAEKNFTVRQLKYLTPRETELMLVVTMYNEDHILLGRTLKGVMDNVKYMVKKKNSSTWGPDAWKKIVVCIISDGRSKINERSLALLSSLGCYQDGFAKDEINEKKVAMHVYEHTTMINITDVSESGVSLECNHGTVPIQLLFCLKEQNQKKINSHRWAFEGFAELLRPNIVTLLDAGTMPGKDSIYELWREFRNPNVGGACGEIRTDLGKRFVKLLNPLVASQNFEYKMSNILDKTTESNFGFITVLPGAFSAYRFEAVRGEPLQKYFYGEIMENEGFHFFSSNMYLAEDRILCFEVVTKKNCSWILKYCRSSYASTDVPERVPEFILQRRRWLNGSFFASVYSFCHFYRVWSSGHNIGRKLLLTIEFVYLFFNTLISWFSLSSFFLVFRILTVSIALAYHSAFNVLSVIFLWLYGICTLSTFILSLGNKPKSTEKFYVLTCVVFAVMMIYMIFCSVFMSVKSFQNILRNDTISFEGLITTEAFRDIVISLGSTYCLYLISSIIYLQPWHMLTSFIQYILLSPSYINVLNIYAFCNVHDLSWGTKGAMADPLGKISTTEDGTFKMEVLVSSSEIQANYDKYTKVLNEFDSKSESQPSKPSYDEKKTGYYANVRSLVIIFWVITNFIIVAVVLETGGIADYIALKSISTDDTLETAKNAEIPLMTSKASIYFNVILWLVALSALIRFIGCSIYMMVRFLRKVTRR
- the SMKI14G1320 gene encoding uncharacterized protein (similar to Saccharomyces cerevisiae YNL195C and HBT1 (YDL223C); ancestral locus Anc_2.54) — its product is MLGLGQSAQAYSSNDDINMNLEKDKVADTSRPNKPNNLQYPPRDTRFSSHKQHSGILPNECPGPTLNTGAGSVGIPGCGKVRNKKVTDKDNITRSTLASFDASNMIEARMNSKNIPVGCQDTSMPHFHGSFAQHIPGAGSPQSEPHHIRAWNDISSYGTDNSDPNMMHPQAAPLDRYNEHMIRDEKFNSSTSSYTAHVRGSPADIPVASQDTEGKKNYEYGMKDQYTVPRNYAIDETNPSMNLSSTADPDILNLKNKVLHE